The Glycine soja cultivar W05 chromosome 15, ASM419377v2, whole genome shotgun sequence region GAGGATTTCTATCTGGTCGTACCAAGACAGGTATGCTTGTTTGACTGGTTTCACCGTAATTGACCTCCATTGACTTTAGTTATAACAAAATTGATCGAGGTTCAATTAAGATAAAGAATTGGTATGCTAGATTGGtttcttgaattttttgttaCTTAAAAGTTACAACTCTCCTTTAGATACTTTTTGGATATTGGTCTTTTGCAAACAAATTGTCGAACATGTTATTatgaattgaaatataataaaattttacaatgaATAATAAATAGTGCTAGCTATCTTTACAAATATCagagaaataaattattaaaaaaaatcggaGAAAAATAGTGTAAAATGCATTGattgaataaattattatcatGTTTGTTAATTGTACAATTCTAAATTTTTAGAGGTCACTGCATTATGGATAGACTTGAAAACATGGCCATGACTGTTATTTTTGGagttatacaaaattatattttctcgTGCACAATTAATGTGATACAAAAATACCATTCATTACATATTTCAATCAATGGTGTACAAGTATGATATAGTATTAAGGGACTGATATTTAATGTTAAGGCTATATGAACCTCCTTATCATTCTAGGCTAtgtgaaaaatggttttttctcttctagCTCTTGTTTGTATGTTGATtagcttagaggtaccaagatGTATTCTTGCCAAAAATGTCAACAATGTAGCTATATGCATATATAGCTACTCAATGAGGTTACTCAATGAAGAATTCTTGCAACCTGGAAtcatattagaaaaatataattataaggaGGCTGATATATTGCAATTGCAAGTCCGTAGAGCCGTGTGCTCTCTTTAGTCACTGCAGTCTCCTCCACTAGTTTAGGCATTTCTTTTAATGACTGACCTTATTTCCCATTTTTAATGCAAATCACACACATTAATCTTGGCATTACTAGTGTAGTTGTGGAAGAAAACAGAGATGAACTACTTTTACATACTTTCGGCATGATTCACAACTGTTACAagcttaaacaaaatatttacaatttttcttgTGACAGGGCAGCCCTGCGCAACCACAGGATTTGGGGAGAAACATTTCTATGTGGATGCTGCTTGAGAGAGTGAGATTTACCTTAGATGGTATTGAATGTAACAAAATTGGTGTCAGCTATGAAGCTTTTAATCAACAACCAAACTTTTGCGCTTCTCCCTTTTGGACCTGCTTGCATAATCAATTGTGGAATTTTCGGGAGGTTGGTacttcaacaataattttttcttctttaattctTATTCTCATCTTgcttttttggtttcatttttgtcattttctattCACTTCTATTTTGCAAAATGGATTTggagaaaaaattcattgataatcattgaaaatttgaaagaaactttCTTGTCCTTAACAGGCTGACCTGAATCGAATAAGTAGGAATCAAGTGCCACTCTATGGTTTGGAAGGAAGGTTTGAAAGAATAAACCAACATCCAGTTACGTTGCAATAATgttgtatttatatttaatatggtgtcttctattagaaattatttattttattttatttgtttgcagaGTGCAGGGAGTTattctttctccataggaaTTACAGAGGTTCTTAATACAAACCTTGTGCTAGAATTAAGTGCGAATGATGTAGAGTATGTTTATCAAAGGTATAATATTTACTTGGTATATACATATGATTTCAAAACAGTCACGAGTGACTTGAAACTTTGTTCCTTTGGTAATATTTCCATGTGAAAATTGATGTGTAAAATTGATTTGTTATCTTGAATGAGATTGTAAGATGACAAAATCATTTTGAGATGTTGGACTTTGTAGTCATTCACTGACAAAATTGTTTTACCATATGATGTtgaactctatttttcttttcttttttggtgggGGTGGAAAGCCGTTACCTATCACTTTTTCATATGCCGAATACGAATTGCCAATAATGAAGTATACATAATGAAATTCCTGATCATAAATGGATGTatacattttgaaaatgagATGGGCagagaaaatatttgaaaaatgattGTGAGAAGTTTCTGCAATGTAGCCAATTTTGTTTCTATTGATGCTAGGGTGTGATTTTTGGTTTTAGAAACCTATAATGTCCAACAGCATTATTGTTTTCATAGTAAAAAAAGCTTTTCTAAATTTGTCCCACATGGTTCTTTTTCTCTAGGAGCCCAGGAAAGATAATAAGTGTTAGTGTCCCTACATTTGAAGCCCTAACTCAATTTGGTGTTGCTACAATCACAACTAAGAATACCGGTGAGGTGGAAGCGTCATATAGTTTGACGGTAGTCTCCTTCGCTATATTGTGTTTCATGACATCTGTCTTTATTATCCAATGCTCCTTATACTCGGACAATGgaatgtttgatttgatttttttttattcaatgtcAGATATGCATTATATTAATTTCTATACTTGTGGCACGGTTCTTTAAGGCTTGAGAGTGTTAGTGGAGTTCTGTTCTATTTTTTTCCCCTTATAATGTCTCATAGGAAACTGGGttgtgataaattttttataaaattttttgaCCTGTGCTCATTGTTGATATGAGGACATGATTGTTTAATTATCATGGTACCTGAAAGCCGCACACCACATATCACTTCCTCCTTGCGTACCATAACATTCAGGGGGGAAATTATTGTTTGGTTAAATTAACTCTGGTTAGTTGAATTGACTGCATGACATGAATAGGAATTTAACAGATGCATGCTACTCCTGATGCTTTAGTTTTATTATGGTTACAAAATTAGGTTCAAATATACTTGATGCTTGCATTGCAGTAATTTTCCTTAGGGTCCAACAAGCTGTAGTTTTAGCTTTGCTATATTGTGTTGTCTTGCAGTTTAATTGCTCCAGGGATATCACCCTGATGGAGGTATCATGCTAAAACATATGCCAGAAGTTTGTTTTTTTGCCCCTTTTTGTTCTATACTTTCATAGGTCTtctattatgttttttcttgtttgcttgTAAACATGGTTCAGGAgcaatttttaataatgaagCCAAATGAGGTTACAACCCAATCTTGCAAAATCTACCCAAGCACTGATCAggcttcaaaatatttttgtgcgGGTAAAGTTGAAGCTTTGGGGATTTATACGTTGTTATCTATTCCGAGGATAAGGAACACATTAACATTTACTGTGTcctttttttgggttttttggATGAAGCCGTATTAAAGGATTCTGCTTATAATGAAGTTGATAGAGCTGAATGTCAATTTGCTACTACAGCAACTGTTCTTGACAACGACACGCAGGTATGTTCTTTCCTGGTACCTGAATTTAGTATGCTTTATTTTCTATGTCGTGAACACAATGGTATTATTTAATCCATGTATCTGACTCAGATTTGTATTCACATAAAACGTGAAACTCGCTCAAATCTGGATACTATGTTTCACCATTGCCCATTGGTCTTTTCATCAAACTTTAACAACTATAGTTATTTTGAACCGTTGGACAGGACGACAAAGAAGACTTTACAACAGTTCTTTTATCTGCAGTATCAGTACATAGATacgtttaatattttgtttctaattaCTTAAAATGGTTAGTAATAAGCTCTAGGGGATCAATAGCAGATCAGTCTGAGTCTGAGACATGAATTTGATATTGTAGAATTGTTTCCCGTAGATAGTTCATTAGTAGTCTTCTGATTCTTCACAAAATATGCTAATTATTGGTGATGTTATGACAACAAATTGTGAATAACTAAATCATCTATTACTGCAGGGTATGCCTTTTCAACCACCAGAGGCCAGTATAAACAGTTTCTTTGATTCTATCGAAAGCATATGGAATAAAATATGGACAAGCATAACAGAATTTATCACTGGAAAAACTTGTAGGTATTATCTTCAACTATACTTTTCATTTgcaagttataaaatttaaattcctacatttaaaatatagaaaatatgagtttcttgaaattttgtatattttattcatgGGGAACATTGAGTTGCTTTGATCGGTATATGAACATATCTTTCTTTATCAGCACCACCCACATGTTTCAAAATTCTACTTATCAAACACGGATGAGTAGCACTGGCTGCTATGAACAAGTgaaatgcattttatttttcatgaagGCAATCATTcgaatattttgttattaataactTAAAGGATTAAAACTAGGATTATTTTATGCATAAACTATTATTCAGTAACAGAATGAAACAAAAGTTAGTGCACTTATTCGAGATTGTTCTTTAGTTacatttggataaaaaaaaattgtattttcttCATGTTCTTTGAAATGTGGTAAACTGATACTGAGTTTGTGCCATATTTCTATTCTTaagtgatttaaatattttgttataaactTAAGTATGAATCACGTACAATTGAAGCAGGGTATTGGAAGATCAATAACTGTATGTTGCTTTCTTAATCATAACCTTTTCTTAATATTGATTCATCTGTCTTAACTAATTATTTGATCAAATCTCTTCCTTGTTCCTCGGTTTGGGTGGAAGAACAGAGAAAAATGCTCTGGGTTTTTTGACTTCAAGTGCCACATACAATATGTTTGCTTGAGTTGGGTAATGATGTTTGGTCTGTTTTTGACAATTTTTCCGACAGGTATGACTTCTATTCAATGTCCATtagtatattataatttgaaaattcagcagaacaacttaaaataaatactctCTTTGAATTGCAGTGCTTGTGGTATTATGGCTTTTGCACCAGAAAGGT contains the following coding sequences:
- the LOC114386302 gene encoding protein HAPLESS 2-like gives rise to the protein MVQEQFLIMKPNEVTTQSCKIYPSTDQASKYFCAAVLKDSAYNEVDRAECQFATTATVLDNDTQGMPFQPPEASINSFFDSIESIWNKIWTSITEFITGKTCREKCSGFFDFKCHIQYVCLSWVMMFGLFLTIFPTVLVVLWLLHQKGLFDPLYDWWEDILGADEQIIMDKRKFKIDKGHHHIHDNKHHKQEHRHSNYSAENRRRTTYEHMHKHSERNSDYFDDLHHVHKEMHKYGHKKLNMDNVQHIVDHPVHHKHRKKRDSSKGELKR